The Conexivisphaera calida genome includes a region encoding these proteins:
- a CDS encoding Lrp/AsnC ligand binding domain-containing protein, translating into MPLAFVLLNVEPGKEDKVLEELKSIPEIKEAHRVYGVYDTLIKIEADSQEKLKDIITWRIRRIPHVRSTLTMLAIE; encoded by the coding sequence ATGCCGCTCGCGTTCGTGTTGCTTAATGTGGAGCCGGGTAAAGAGGATAAGGTCTTGGAGGAGTTGAAGTCCATACCAGAGATCAAGGAGGCGCACAGAGTCTACGGGGTCTACGATACATTGATCAAAATAGAGGCTGATAGCCAGGAGAAGTTGAAGGATATAATAACTTGGAGGATACGTAGAATTCCACATGTTAGATCAACACTGACAATGCTGGCCATTGAATGA